In Gossypium hirsutum isolate 1008001.06 chromosome D06, Gossypium_hirsutum_v2.1, whole genome shotgun sequence, one genomic interval encodes:
- the LOC107900128 gene encoding pentatricopeptide repeat-containing protein At5g57250, mitochondrial-like yields FLFAVIRNNPEKGLLLLKDCLSDSGTLPSSFTFCSLIHGFVSQGNMDRAIEVLELMTGDNVRYPFDNFVCSSVIVGFCKIGKPEVAVRFFENCMNSGALKPNVVTYTALLSSFNLLGKFDEGCELVYSMKKEGLALDAILYSCWILGYFRNGCLMEALRKYREMVERGINPDTVSYTVLIDGFSKEGSVGKVVGFLKKMLKDGVMPNVITYTAIMLGFCKEGKFEKAFRLFKEVQDMGIEVDEFMYATLIDGACRKGDFDCVFHLLDGMEKKGIKPSVVTYNIVINGLCKVGRTSEADNVFKEVAGDIITYSTLLYGYTEEGNIKGIIKTKEKLEKSGLCMDVVACNILIKAFFMVGAFEDARALYQAMPKMDLNADSITYCTMIDGYCKVGRIEEALEVFDEYRVSLVSSVACYNCIISGLCKQGMVDMAIQVIIELGEKGFILDMGISMMLIRAAFSQMGAVGVMNFVSYLGFKGDLLFLI; encoded by the coding sequence TTTCTTTTTGCTGTCATCCGAAACAACCCAGAGAAGGGTCTTTTGTTGTTAAAGGATTGCTTGAGTGATTCTGGTACATTGCCTTCTTCTTTTACTTTTTGCTCGTTGATTCATGGTTTTGTATCTCAAGGGAATATGGATAGAGCAATTGAGGTGTTGGAGTTGATGACAGGTGATAATGTTAGATACCCTTTTGATAATTTTGTTTGTAGTTCAGTGATTGTTGGTTTTTGTAAGATTGGGAAACCTGAAGTTGCAGTTCGGTTTTTCGAAAATTGTATGAATTCAGGAGCTTTAAAGCCTAATGTTGTTACTTATACAGCTCTTTTAAGCAGTTTTAATCTGTTGGGTAAATTTGATGAGGGTTGTGAGTTGGTTTATAGTATGAAAAAGGAAGGGCTGGCTTTGGATGCTATTCTTTATAGCTGTTGGATTTTAGGGTATTTTAGAAATGGGTGTTTAATGGAGGCTTTGAGAAAATATAGAGAGATGGTTGAAAGAGGAATAAACCCTGATACTGTGAGCTACACTGTCCTTATTGATGGGTTTTCGAAGGAAGGTAGTGTTGGGAAGGTTGTTGGATTTCTGAAGAAGATGTTGAAAGACGGGGTGATGCCGAATGTGATTACGTATACGGCAATCATGTTAGGTTTCTGTAAGGAAGGGAAATTCGAGAAGGCATTTAGGTTGTTCAAGGAAGTTCAAGATATGGGGATTGAAGTGGATGAGTTTATGTATGCAACGTTGATTGATGGAGCTTGTCGGAAAGGAGATTTTGATTGCGTCTTCCATTTGTTAGATGGAATGGAGAAGAAAGGGATTAAGCCAAGTGTTGTTACTTATAACATAGTCATCAATGGTTTGTGTAAGGTTGGGAGGACATCTGAAGCAGATAATGTATTCAAAGAAGTAGCCGGTGATATTATAACATACAGTACTCTGTTGTATGGTTATACCGAAGAAGGGAATATAAAAGGAATTATTAAGACGAAAGAAAAATTGGAAAAATCTGGTCTTTGTATGGATGTTGTTGCATGTAACATACTTATCAAAGCATTCTTTATGGTTGGTGCATTTGAAGATGCTCGTGCACTCTACCAAGCAATGCCGAAAATGGATTTAAATGCAGATTCGATTACTTATTGCACAATGATTGATGGCTACTGTAAAGTGGGCAGAATAGAGGAGGcacttgaagtatttgatgagtaTAGGGTGTCATTAGTTTCTTCTGTTGCATGCTATAATTGTATAATAAGTGGGCTATGCAAACAGGGAATGGTCGATATGGCCATTCAAGTGATTATTGAACTTGGTGAGAAAGGTTTCATTTTGGACATGGGTATCTCTATGATGTTGATCCGGGCAGCTTTTTCTCAAATGGGTGCAGTGGGAGTTATGAATTTTGTTTCTTATTTGGGTTTCAAAGGAGATCTGCTCTTCCTTATTTGA